The genomic window TTTTTCTCCACCAGAGAGCGTCCCAACCTTCTGATCGGCTGGCGGACAGCGCAAGGCGTCCATTGCGATATCGAGCTGGTTCTCCAGTTCCCAGCCGTTCGCCGCCTCGATCTTTTCTTGCAGCTGCGCCTGTTTGTCGAGCAGCTTTTCCATCGTATCGGGATCAGCAGATCCAATCTGGTTGCTCACGTCCTCGTATTCCTTCATCAAGGCGACCAGTTCGTGCTTCCCCTCTTCCACCACCTCCTTGACCGTCTTGTTCGGGTCGAGCTGCGGTTCCTGTTCGAGCAAACCTACGCTGTAGCCTTTGGATCTCGTAATCTCGCCCGTGTAGTTCGGATCCACACCTGCGATGATCTTCAACAGCGAACTCTTCCCCGAACCGTTCAAGCCGAGCACGCCGATCTTGGCACCGTAATAGAAACCCAGATAGATCTCCCGCAGCACCTGCCGCTTCGGCGGATAGACCTTCCCCACATTGACGAGTGAAAAAATCACCTGCTTATCGTTCGTGGCCATGAGCGCTACCTTCCCCCCTACTCGGTGTTCTGGTGGTCCTAAATGAAGAGCGCACAATACCAGACAAGGCTTTTGATCACAACTGAACCAGCCTTCATACTGCCTTGAGAGGCAGGGAACTTTGCGATATGGTACCCTGCCATTTCCTACGTAGGAGGCCTCCTTCGAATGCCCAGCGTCTTTCTCAGCTACTCACGCGCAGACCTACCGTTGATCGAGCAACTGGAGGCCCGCCTTCGCGCGTCGTCGTCCGAGATTTCCATCTGGCGTGACCAGGAGAAGATTTATGGCGGGCAGAAATGGCCGAAGGTGTTGGGCGAGGCCATTGCGGATCAGGATGTCTTTCTGCTCGCCTGGTCGAAGCACGCGACCGCATCCCATTTCGTCGAGCTGGAATGGAATACCGCTATCGCGCTCAAGAAGACCATCATCCCCTGCCTACTTGATGGCACGCCCCTGGCTCCCTCGCTCAGAGCGTTTCATGGCTATCCAGTGCGGGATGTCGATGGGCTAGCCACCTCGTTGGCAACTGCGTCGCTGGCTGACCAAAGCAGACGAACGCCCGTCATTCACAAACTGAATGACATCACGGCGACGGAAGAGAACGCTGTGCTCACACAGGCCAAGGCCGTTTTCGCGCAGCAACAATGGACCATTCAAGGAAACGTCTACCAGGCTGCGGGCGATATCCACATCCACCATGAGCCGTCCACGCCAGCCGGAACAGTGAAAGTCAAACCGCTTGTCGAGAAGTGGCAGGCATGGACTGGTCTGCTTGTGGCTCTTCTAACCGCAGCGACGCTCCTCACAGATCTTCCAGCGAAGTGGAGCGGGTCACCTCCCTTACCTGTGCCTTTAGAGCAACCACATGTGCCCTTTGAGCAACAGCTCTCAGGAACTGTACTGGACGAAGCAACCGGGGAACCTCTACAGGGCGTCGTCATCTCTCTGCCGGATTTCGACATGAAGAAAACGACCGAATCAAATGGACACTTTCAGTTTCGGGTCACGAAGGAAAAACAAGCTCGGATCAAATTCGCAGCCCAGAAGAACGGCTACAAGAGTTACACAAACTACGCCACCCTGGGGAATACGGATCTCCGTTTCCCCATGGAGAAGGGGGAATAATGCGTACAAGGACCTCCTTGATTGTGCTCGTCCTGATGCTTCTGATGTCGGGAGGATTCGCGCGTGCAGAGAACTGGTTGCAGGGCCAAGTCCTGGAACAGTACGGCGACACGAAAAGACCGGCAACCGGTGCTCAGGTTTGGATCGTGAATGTCGGCAATCCTTATCTGACGCAATCGGACGGAGGCTATCGTGTGCTGGTACCCGATGCCATTCGAATCGGACAAACTATCGCGCTGTACGTCAAACGGAAGGGGTGGGCGATTGCTACACCCCTGGCCGGAAAAGTACAGCTCTCCTCTGAGCTTACGAGCGACATTGTCCTCGCGCCCGAGGCCTCTCCGGAATTTCTTTCACCGGCACAGGTTGACAAGCTCCTAGAGAGCCTGCCGGAGAAGCTCAAGAAACAGGTCACACTGAAAGGCAAGGACGGTGAGGTTGACCCAGTGCAGGTGGTGAAGGAATATGCGGCCACCCATGGACTGCCGGAACAAGAGGTCAGAGCCAAGGTCGAAGCGTTGGTCAGGCAGTACGAGCAATCGGGTGACCGAGGGAAACAGTGCCTCGCCGCCATCTATCACAAGCAACTCAAACAAGCCGCTACGTGCCGCCAGGAAAACACGATCAGCAAGCTGGACCTGCTCAACCGGAAAAGCCAGGAGGTTGAAACTCTGTCCCGTTCGCTCCGGAAAAGCGACGCACCCAGAGAACCTAGTGTTGCAGGTAGATTCCTGGCGGCCATCCGAGGGCAGGCCGAATCCCAGCCCGTTCTCCGGACCGACTCACGACGCAATCGACCGGGGTTGTTCCTTGCCGGTGAGCCCCCGACCAAGACCGCCGATCCCGCTCAATTGGAAGAGGCCAGGCGCCAGCTCATCCGACTCACGGAAGATGTCGTGGAGGATTTCCGACTCGCGGGACATGCGTATTACGCGAATTACGAGTTTGATCAGGCGTTGGCGGCCTATCAGGATGGCCTACGGTATGTGCCCAAACAAGAGATGCCGACCCTCTGGGCCACCCTCATGATCGACATCGGCAACACACAGCGACACATCGCCGTTCGGTCGGAAGAGGCAGCCCTACATCAAAATCTCCGTGCCGCAGCCGTGGCCTTACGAGACGCCTGTACCGTGTACTCGAAGAAGGACTTTCCGGAGTTGTGGGCCAAGATCCAGAACAACTTGGGCAACGCGCTCCAGGAAGACGCCGAGCGCACTAGCGGACCGGAGGGGGCGAAGCTCTTCCGTGAGGCCGACGAAGCCTATCGGAAAGCCCAATCGGTCTCTCCAAGTCAGACGCCGTAAGAAACAGCGAGACGGCCTTGGCAGGCTGCGGAAAAACTCGAGCTGTGTGCTTCGACTGGCCCAGCACGAACGGAAAACTTTCGCATATTCAACGGCTGTGCCGTTCGTCCTGAGGCTCTCGAAGGATGAACGGCAGGCTTTCCGCAGCCTTGTAGAAAAGGGACCAGATGCGCCTCGTTAGTTCCATCACCTTGCTCATCCTATTATTCATGATTCCTGCAGGAGTCGCGCAGGCTGAGAACTGGCTGCAGGGGCAAATACTTGAGAACCACGGTGACACGAGGAAACCGGCGGCCGGCGCGCAGGTCTGGATCGTGAACGTCGGCAATCCCTATCTGACGCAGGTGGATGGGGGCTATCGAGTGCTGGTGCCCGATGCATACCGGATCGGACAAACCATCGTGCTCTATGTCAAGCGCAGGGGGTGGGCCATTGCCACGCCAGTTGGAGGCAAAGTGGAGCTCAAGAAGGACTTCACAAGCGACATCGTCCTCTCGCCGGAAGCGTCTTCGGAATTTCTGTCCCCTGCACAGCTCGACAAGCTCTTGGAGAGCTTACCAGACAAGCTGAAAGGCCAGATCAAACCTGATGGCAAAGAGGGAAGCGCAGATCCGGCACAAGTGGTGAAAGACTATGCGAGCGAACATGGACTGCCCGAGGGAGAGGTGAACGCAAAGGTTGCCGCCCTCGTGAAGCAATACGAGCAATCGAGCGACTTGGGGAAACAGTGCCTTGCCGCGATCTATCGAAAGGATTTGAAACAGGCCGCTGCACGATGCGAGCAGAATGCAACCCGCAAGATTGACTTGCTCAAGAAAAAGCGTCAGGAGGTTGAGACCCTATCCAAGGGCCATTTAAGAAGTGACTGTCCCGTTGAACCCTCGTTTGTATATGTGTCAGACAAAGTGATTCGCGTGACCAACTCTGGCAAGCGATTCCAACCCAACACCGAGACACGAGAGAGTCGCGTCCCACGCTTTGTGGTATCGCCCACTGGCAAACCTACCCCAGAACAATTAGATGAGGCGAAGCGCCAACTCCTCAAGCTCACCGAGGAAGTAG from Nitrospira sp. includes these protein-coding regions:
- a CDS encoding TIR domain-containing protein; its protein translation is MPSVFLSYSRADLPLIEQLEARLRASSSEISIWRDQEKIYGGQKWPKVLGEAIADQDVFLLAWSKHATASHFVELEWNTAIALKKTIIPCLLDGTPLAPSLRAFHGYPVRDVDGLATSLATASLADQSRRTPVIHKLNDITATEENAVLTQAKAVFAQQQWTIQGNVYQAAGDIHIHHEPSTPAGTVKVKPLVEKWQAWTGLLVALLTAATLLTDLPAKWSGSPPLPVPLEQPHVPFEQQLSGTVLDEATGEPLQGVVISLPDFDMKKTTESNGHFQFRVTKEKQARIKFAAQKNGYKSYTNYATLGNTDLRFPMEKGE